A window of Nitrospinota bacterium contains these coding sequences:
- the waaF gene encoding lipopolysaccharide heptosyltransferase II, whose protein sequence is MSEPEEKPLHEQNFHNILLWMPNWIGDVILALPALQSLRAKYPHSRITAVVKAPADQILMAHPAVDTVIQIPSKSKGGYLAGLRFARKLRKYRFDLGIVFPNSIHTAFMMSLAGVKNRLGYNTEGREIFLTHPVSVTSLAKRTAYRVDYFFDLMEPLKLDPDEKKFLPLNKNGEDKFVEEFLSRSGWEKNQLLIVVHPGTSKPQRGWHSERFGILCQKLVKEYPVKIILLGNEKDAGLLAQIRKFSPGHVVPVPPNMDLREVAALLEKSHLFIGNDSGMMHLTSMVGTPLVGIFGPGSSLTSGPYIDKAKQEIVTKNFECSPCRQKFFKECKPSPHNKPYCLEDISVKDVSEAVVRLMKKLEGKKAVGG, encoded by the coding sequence ATGAGTGAGCCTGAGGAAAAACCATTACACGAACAGAATTTCCATAATATCCTTTTGTGGATGCCCAATTGGATCGGCGATGTCATTCTGGCATTGCCCGCATTGCAGTCCCTGCGCGCAAAATATCCCCATTCTCGCATAACGGCGGTGGTAAAGGCTCCAGCCGACCAGATCCTGATGGCCCACCCGGCGGTGGACACCGTGATCCAGATTCCCTCCAAGTCGAAAGGCGGTTATCTGGCGGGGTTGCGGTTTGCACGAAAACTTAGAAAATACAGGTTTGATCTTGGAATCGTGTTTCCCAACTCGATCCACACTGCGTTTATGATGTCTCTTGCCGGGGTCAAAAACCGGCTGGGATATAATACCGAAGGCCGGGAAATTTTCCTGACCCACCCGGTTTCCGTCACCTCTCTTGCCAAAAGGACCGCCTACCGGGTCGATTATTTTTTTGATCTGATGGAGCCACTTAAACTTGACCCGGACGAAAAAAAATTCCTGCCGTTAAATAAAAACGGGGAAGATAAGTTCGTGGAGGAATTCCTGTCCCGTTCAGGCTGGGAGAAGAACCAGTTGTTGATCGTGGTGCATCCGGGGACATCCAAGCCGCAACGCGGCTGGCATTCAGAACGTTTTGGAATACTGTGTCAGAAACTGGTCAAGGAGTATCCTGTCAAAATCATTCTTCTAGGCAACGAAAAAGATGCGGGCCTCTTGGCGCAGATACGAAAGTTTTCTCCTGGGCATGTGGTTCCCGTACCGCCGAATATGGACTTGCGGGAAGTGGCCGCGCTTCTGGAGAAAAGTCACCTGTTCATTGGCAACGACAGTGGCATGATGCACCTCACCAGCATGGTGGGCACTCCGTTGGTGGGCATATTTGGTCCGGGGAGTTCTCTCACCAGCGGGCCTTATATAGATAAGGCGAAACAGGAAATCGTGACCAAAAACTTCGAATGCTCTCCCTGTCGGCAGAAATTTTTCAAGGAATGCAAACCCTCGCCGCACAACAAACCCTATTGCCTGGAAGATATCAGCGTCAAAGATGTGTCCGAAGCCGTAGTCCGGCTGATGAAAAAACTGGAAGGCAAAAAAGCCGTCGGCGGATGA
- the murA gene encoding UDP-N-acetylglucosamine 1-carboxyvinyltransferase produces MDKLIIAGGRRLTGQVAISGAKNAVLPILAATLLTAGRNVIEGVPRVRDVTTMIRLLEELGARLESFEGDTLIIDTSGVNNSEAPYELVSTMRASCLVLGPLLSRLGKAKVSLPGGCAIGARPMDLHIKGLQTMGADIELVQGYIHGTAGKGLKGEHIYFDTVTVTGTVNLMMAAVLSEGETVLENAAKEPEVVFLADVLVQSGAKIEGQGTDVITIQGVSGLKPIECRVFPDRIEAGTYMIAAAITGGDVEITNCISQHVEPLIHKLQEAGVCVEISGTSIRVKGGNSFKGVDIKTQPHPGFPTDLQAQMMALMTLADGQSIIVENVFENRFMHAAELRRMGAKITLDGRTAIIKGVGQLSGAPLMATDLRASASLVLAALAAKGESVISRVYHIDRGYEAMENKLVQLGATIRRAR; encoded by the coding sequence ATGGATAAACTCATCATTGCAGGTGGACGGCGGCTTACAGGACAGGTCGCGATCAGCGGAGCTAAAAATGCGGTCTTGCCCATTTTGGCCGCCACCCTGTTGACGGCAGGCAGGAATGTGATTGAAGGCGTTCCCCGTGTCCGCGATGTCACCACCATGATCCGCCTGCTTGAAGAACTTGGCGCCCGCCTGGAAAGCTTTGAAGGCGACACCCTGATAATCGATACCTCCGGAGTGAACAATTCGGAAGCTCCGTACGAGCTGGTATCGACCATGCGCGCGTCTTGTTTGGTTTTGGGTCCGCTTCTCTCCCGTCTGGGGAAAGCCAAAGTTTCTTTGCCCGGCGGCTGTGCCATCGGTGCGCGTCCCATGGATTTGCACATCAAGGGATTGCAGACGATGGGAGCCGATATCGAACTGGTTCAAGGTTACATCCACGGAACCGCTGGAAAAGGATTGAAGGGCGAGCATATTTATTTTGATACGGTGACGGTGACTGGAACAGTCAACCTGATGATGGCCGCAGTGCTTTCCGAGGGTGAAACTGTGCTGGAAAATGCCGCCAAGGAACCGGAAGTTGTTTTTCTGGCCGATGTTTTGGTCCAGTCTGGCGCTAAAATTGAAGGTCAGGGAACGGATGTCATCACCATTCAGGGAGTCAGTGGCCTCAAACCTATCGAGTGCAGGGTCTTCCCCGACCGTATAGAAGCGGGAACCTACATGATTGCGGCGGCCATCACTGGCGGAGACGTGGAAATCACCAACTGCATTTCTCAACATGTGGAACCGCTCATACACAAATTACAGGAAGCGGGAGTGTGTGTAGAAATCAGTGGCACCAGCATCCGGGTCAAAGGAGGAAATTCCTTTAAGGGGGTTGACATAAAGACCCAGCCACACCCAGGGTTTCCAACAGATCTCCAGGCTCAGATGATGGCGTTAATGACTTTAGCGGACGGGCAGAGTATCATTGTGGAGAATGTGTTTGAGAACCGATTCATGCATGCGGCGGAACTCAGGCGCATGGGAGCAAAAATTACATTGGATGGGCGCACCGCCATTATCAAAGGAGTCGGGCAGTTGTCCGGCGCTCCCTTGATGGCGACCGACCTGAGAGCGAGCGCGTCTCTGGTGTTGGCGGCACTGGCGGCGAAGGGAGAGTCGGTGATATCCCGCGTCTATCATATTGACCGGGGGTATGAAGCGATGGAAAATAAATTAGTCCAGCTGGGCGCGACCATCCGGCGTGCCAGATGA
- the prmC gene encoding peptide chain release factor N(5)-glutamine methyltransferase, producing MTWTTKAFLKWSAERLTQAGIESPQLEAEVLLAKGLHASREDLYREPERKLKEEEIVLSKSFVERRFLREPVAYILGCREFWGMDFQVTPDVLVPRWETEVLLEQFLQWVRATPLSSPLQILDIGTGSGNIAVVAARELPNAQVTAVDISPPALEVAQTNAWVHGVADRIKFVQGDLFTCDLKGPFHAILSNPPYIEDGEMESLMPDVKNFEPKRALDGGEQGLELYKRILPEALTHLIEGGALFLEVGDQQAPAVRSLFAEYGGYQTPQVTLDYTGVERVVSARKRKNG from the coding sequence CTTGGACAACAAAAGCTTTTTTAAAATGGTCTGCCGAGCGTCTCACTCAGGCGGGCATAGAATCTCCGCAACTGGAGGCTGAAGTTTTATTGGCTAAAGGGCTGCACGCAAGCCGAGAGGACCTTTACCGAGAGCCGGAACGCAAATTAAAAGAAGAAGAAATCGTCCTTTCTAAAAGTTTCGTGGAGCGGCGTTTTCTTAGAGAACCCGTGGCCTATATCCTCGGCTGCCGGGAATTCTGGGGCATGGATTTTCAGGTGACTCCAGATGTCCTGGTTCCCCGTTGGGAAACCGAAGTTTTGTTGGAGCAGTTTCTTCAATGGGTGCGAGCCACCCCGTTATCTTCCCCCCTGCAAATTTTGGACATCGGCACCGGTTCAGGAAACATCGCCGTTGTGGCCGCAAGAGAGCTTCCCAATGCGCAGGTGACGGCGGTTGATATTTCTCCACCGGCCCTGGAGGTTGCCCAGACCAATGCCTGGGTTCATGGCGTGGCGGACCGTATCAAGTTTGTCCAGGGCGATTTGTTTACCTGTGATCTGAAGGGTCCCTTTCATGCCATTCTTTCAAATCCCCCATATATTGAAGATGGAGAAATGGAATCTTTAATGCCCGATGTTAAAAATTTTGAGCCGAAACGGGCCCTTGATGGTGGCGAGCAAGGATTGGAACTTTATAAACGCATTCTGCCAGAGGCCTTAACCCATTTGATCGAAGGCGGGGCTTTGTTTTTAGAAGTTGGTGACCAGCAGGCACCGGCGGTGCGATCTCTTTTTGCAGAGTATGGCGGCTATCAGACGCCGCAAGTGACTTTGGATTACACAGGAGTGGAACGGGTGGTTTCTGCACGGAAACGTAAAAATGGATAA